In Anaerolineae bacterium, a single genomic region encodes these proteins:
- a CDS encoding DUF177 domain-containing protein, whose translation MIPPNGFVSNRVLKLKVGFLLNQSLGTSREVDFDVPALGVADDLVLAFLRGQIRLSRTREGILVQGELQTAIEGECRRCLAAIAIPITLTLEELFALHPHRGDTEFSVSEDAILDLTPLLREETIISIPLAPLCKPDCAGLCPSCGHNLNLGQCDCPSTDLDPRFAVLSQLHDQE comes from the coding sequence GTGATTCCTCCTAACGGCTTTGTGAGCAACCGGGTGCTCAAGCTGAAAGTAGGCTTTTTGCTGAATCAGAGCCTGGGCACAAGCCGCGAGGTAGATTTTGATGTCCCCGCCCTGGGCGTCGCCGACGATCTGGTCCTGGCCTTCCTGCGCGGGCAAATCCGCCTGAGCCGCACCCGCGAGGGAATCCTGGTTCAGGGCGAACTGCAAACAGCTATCGAAGGCGAATGTCGGCGCTGCCTGGCCGCCATCGCCATCCCCATTACTCTAACCCTGGAAGAACTCTTCGCCCTGCACCCGCATCGGGGAGACACTGAATTCAGCGTGTCGGAGGATGCCATCCTCGACCTGACGCCGTTGCTGCGCGAAGAAACCATCATCAGCATCCCCCTGGCGCCACTCTGCAAACCAGATTGCGCTGGCCTGTGCCCGTCTTGTGGCCATAACCTCAACTTAGGCCAGTGCGATTGTCCATCCACTGATCTTGACCCCCGTTTCGCTGTGCTATCACAGTTGCATGACCAAGAGTAA
- a CDS encoding SDR family oxidoreductase produces the protein MHGKTVLITGGSSGIGAATARALAGMGAAVVIVSRNEARCKAVVEQIGAETGNHQLDYIVADLSSLEAVRAAAERFRSRHDRLDVLINNAGGIFMSRQLSVDGLEMTFALNHMSYFLLTNLLLDVLRASAPARVVNVASNAYRGATLDLDDLQMTRRYSGFAAYARSKLMNILFTYELARRLVGTGVTANALHPGFVASNFGLNNGQPWKALIRLTQRFGISPVAGARTLVYLASSPEVEGVTGQYFVRNQAIQTAPITYDWALAARLWEVSAALAGLQDHAPEFISDTQAA, from the coding sequence ATGCATGGCAAGACGGTGTTGATCACCGGCGGAAGCTCCGGGATCGGGGCAGCGACAGCGCGAGCACTGGCCGGGATGGGCGCGGCGGTGGTCATTGTGAGTCGCAATGAGGCGCGCTGTAAGGCGGTGGTGGAACAGATCGGGGCCGAGACAGGCAACCATCAGCTGGACTATATCGTGGCAGACCTGTCCTCGCTGGAAGCTGTTCGCGCTGCAGCAGAGCGTTTTCGCAGCCGGCATGATCGGCTGGATGTGCTGATCAACAACGCCGGCGGGATTTTCATGTCCCGGCAACTCAGTGTCGATGGGCTGGAGATGACCTTTGCGCTGAACCACATGAGTTACTTCCTGCTCACCAATCTGCTGCTGGATGTCCTGCGGGCCAGCGCGCCGGCCCGGGTGGTCAATGTCGCTTCCAATGCTTATCGCGGCGCAACCCTGGACTTGGACGATTTGCAGATGACCAGGCGCTATAGCGGCTTTGCGGCTTACGCGCGCTCCAAGCTGATGAACATCCTGTTCACCTACGAACTGGCTCGTCGGCTGGTGGGGACAGGGGTAACAGCCAACGCGCTGCATCCGGGCTTTGTGGCCAGCAACTTTGGCCTAAACAACGGGCAACCGTGGAAGGCGCTGATCAGGCTGACGCAGCGTTTTGGCATCAGCCCGGTTGCCGGGGCCAGGACGCTGGTCTACCTGGCGTCGTCGCCTGAGGTCGAGGGGGTGACGGGGCAGTATTTTGTGCGGAATCAGGCTATCCAGACCGCGCCGATCACGTATGACTGGGCGCTGGCGGCCCGCCTGTGGGAAGTCAGCGCGGCGCTGGCCGGGTTGCAGGATCATGCGCCTGAGTTCATCAGCGACACACAGGCGGCATAA
- the rpoD gene encoding RNA polymerase sigma factor RpoD, which translates to MRGESALKRYESDEQDTDAVSALLNKAEHQGFLTSEDVFELVADQAHNLDDIILALQNEGIDILDDKEEQDIEFEDEEEIEEDFDLSGISSDDTVGLYLKEMSRVPLLTTKEEVDLAKRLEAGLEAQRKLSQLNGRNPELRKQLEAVVQDGIAAREHLIKANTRLVVSIAKKYMGSGVHFLDLIQEGNLGLMKAVEKFDYTRGYRFSTYATWWIRQTITRAIADQGRTIRVPVHMSDRIRRLYKVARKLEQENGRKPTAEEIAAEMDIDPRKVQWMLKVSWRPLSLERPVGEEEDSELGNFIEDDTTPTPTQSVSNNLLREEVEAVLSTLTPREARILRLRFGLHNGECYTLEEVGQKFGLTRERIRQIEGKALRRLRHPRRSRRLRSFLQ; encoded by the coding sequence ATGAGGGGAGAGTCAGCCTTGAAACGCTACGAATCGGACGAACAGGACACGGATGCAGTAAGCGCGTTACTGAACAAAGCCGAGCACCAGGGTTTTCTGACCTCCGAGGATGTTTTCGAACTTGTCGCCGACCAGGCTCATAACCTGGACGACATCATCCTCGCCCTTCAAAATGAGGGTATAGACATTCTGGATGACAAAGAAGAGCAGGACATTGAATTTGAGGACGAAGAAGAAATTGAGGAGGATTTTGACCTCTCCGGCATTTCCTCCGACGACACCGTCGGCCTCTACCTCAAGGAGATGTCCCGCGTCCCACTGCTGACCACCAAAGAGGAAGTCGACCTGGCCAAGCGTCTGGAGGCCGGTCTGGAGGCGCAGCGCAAGCTGAGCCAGCTCAACGGTCGCAACCCGGAACTGCGCAAGCAACTGGAGGCCGTTGTTCAGGACGGCATCGCCGCCCGCGAGCACCTGATCAAAGCCAACACCCGGCTGGTCGTCTCCATCGCCAAGAAGTACATGGGCAGCGGCGTGCACTTCCTAGACCTGATCCAGGAGGGCAACCTGGGTCTGATGAAGGCGGTGGAGAAATTCGATTACACACGGGGTTACCGCTTCAGCACATATGCGACCTGGTGGATCCGCCAGACCATCACCCGCGCGATTGCCGATCAGGGGCGCACCATCCGCGTGCCGGTGCACATGAGCGACCGCATTCGCCGCCTCTACAAGGTCGCCCGTAAGCTGGAGCAGGAAAACGGCCGCAAGCCGACCGCCGAGGAAATCGCCGCCGAAATGGATATTGACCCGCGCAAGGTACAATGGATGCTCAAAGTCTCCTGGCGTCCCCTGAGCCTTGAACGACCGGTCGGCGAGGAAGAAGACTCCGAACTAGGCAACTTCATCGAAGATGACACCACCCCCACACCTACCCAGAGCGTCAGCAACAATCTGCTGCGGGAGGAAGTGGAGGCCGTCCTGAGCACCCTGACCCCGCGCGAAGCGCGGATCCTGCGGCTGCGTTTTGGCCTGCACAATGGCGAGTGCTACACGCTGGAAGAAGTCGGGCAAAAGTTCGGCCTGACCCGTGAACGCATCCGCCAGATCGAGGGCAAAGCCCTGCGGCGGTTGCGTCATCCGCGCCGTTCTCGCCGCCTGCGCAGCTTCCTGCAATAA
- a CDS encoding carotenoid 1,2-hydratase, translating into MWKYGLLGVAALAIVLLGVSLVEFGGGEVRARADLLSAPLSAAGYARAIGPYDWQFPRDHGAHPDYQTEWWYYTGNLADESGRRFGFQFTVFRRAIAPAEVDTGSEWRTNQVYMAHFTVTDVQGQAFYQHQRFSRGGAGLAGATTDPRYRVWLEDWQVAAEDSQALRTRIIASEADVAIELLLEQVKPPALQGEGGLSPKSAEPGNASYYYSLSRLLTSGVIVVSGQTYHVQGTTWMDHEFSTSALGNDAQGWDWFGLHLDDDREVMLGRIRLFDGGFEPVFGGLIVLPDGRTRRLNAADFTITVTQTWRSPHTGAEYPAGWEITIADGGDGQPLRLRLMPLLADQELREGIAYWEGAVRIGGDVTGYGYAELTGYAGTMNGRF; encoded by the coding sequence ATGTGGAAGTATGGTTTGCTGGGTGTGGCGGCGCTGGCGATTGTGTTGCTTGGCGTCAGCCTGGTGGAATTCGGCGGCGGCGAGGTCCGCGCCAGAGCCGATCTGTTGAGCGCGCCCCTGAGCGCGGCGGGCTATGCGCGGGCTATCGGCCCTTATGACTGGCAGTTCCCACGCGATCATGGTGCGCATCCTGACTACCAGACCGAATGGTGGTATTACACCGGCAACCTGGCCGATGAGTCCGGTCGGCGTTTTGGCTTCCAGTTCACGGTCTTCCGGCGGGCGATTGCTCCGGCGGAAGTTGACACGGGTTCCGAATGGCGCACCAACCAGGTCTATATGGCCCATTTCACGGTGACTGATGTGCAGGGTCAGGCCTTCTACCAGCACCAACGCTTCAGCCGGGGTGGGGCGGGACTGGCCGGCGCAACGACTGATCCGCGTTACCGCGTCTGGCTGGAAGACTGGCAGGTGGCAGCGGAAGACTCTCAGGCGTTGCGCACGCGTATCATAGCGAGCGAGGCCGATGTCGCTATTGAGCTGCTTCTGGAGCAGGTCAAGCCGCCCGCTTTGCAGGGTGAGGGCGGCCTCAGCCCCAAGAGCGCTGAGCCGGGTAACGCCAGTTACTACTACTCCCTGTCGCGCCTGCTCACCAGTGGCGTGATCGTGGTTAGCGGCCAGACCTATCACGTGCAGGGAACAACCTGGATGGATCATGAGTTCAGCACCAGCGCCCTGGGCAACGATGCGCAGGGGTGGGACTGGTTTGGGTTGCATCTTGATGATGACCGCGAGGTGATGCTGGGGCGTATTCGCCTGTTTGATGGCGGGTTTGAGCCGGTCTTTGGCGGCCTGATTGTCCTGCCGGATGGCCGCACACGCCGGTTGAACGCGGCGGACTTCACTATCACCGTCACGCAGACCTGGCGCAGTCCGCACACTGGCGCGGAGTATCCCGCCGGGTGGGAGATCACCATCGCAGACGGCGGCGATGGGCAGCCGCTGCGCCTGCGCCTGATGCCTTTGCTGGCCGATCAGGAGCTGCGCGAAGGCATTGCCTACTGGGAAGGCGCGGTGCGCATCGGCGGCGATGTGACCGGCTATGGTTATGCAGAGTTGACCGGCTATGCCGGTACAATGAATGGGCGTTTTTGA
- a CDS encoding aldo/keto reductase, which produces METRRLGRTNHLSTLVIMGTAAFWEIDQEGANAALDLAQSYGVNHIDVAPQYGNAQRVLGEWLAAEPGRRANFFIGCKTLERSRDAAWVDLENSFKLLHTDHLELYQLHAITTQEELDAALAPGGAIETLVEARAQGLVDYLGLTGHGLQAPALQLQALQRFDFDTLMVPIYPALYAIAQYRRDIAALLAEAQARDVGIMAIKSAARGSWPAGVKTHQTWYQPYTTYPEVERGVRFALSQPGVTAIPSVGDVRILPLVLKAAENFRPMTPEEQEAAIAATAGETPIFTEAQAE; this is translated from the coding sequence GTGGAGACTCGACGTTTAGGGCGGACGAATCACCTGAGCACCCTGGTTATCATGGGCACGGCTGCCTTCTGGGAGATTGACCAGGAAGGCGCGAATGCGGCGCTGGACCTGGCTCAGTCTTACGGGGTGAATCACATCGATGTTGCCCCACAGTATGGCAACGCCCAGCGTGTGCTGGGGGAATGGCTGGCTGCTGAGCCGGGCCGGCGAGCCAACTTCTTCATTGGCTGCAAGACGCTGGAGCGCAGCCGCGACGCGGCCTGGGTTGACCTGGAAAACTCCTTCAAGTTGCTGCACACCGATCACCTGGAACTATACCAGTTGCACGCGATCACGACTCAGGAGGAGCTTGACGCGGCGCTGGCGCCGGGCGGCGCGATCGAAACCCTGGTGGAAGCGCGCGCACAGGGACTGGTCGATTATCTGGGGCTGACCGGCCATGGCCTGCAGGCCCCGGCCCTGCAATTGCAGGCGTTGCAACGCTTTGACTTTGATACCCTGATGGTCCCGATCTACCCTGCCCTGTATGCCATCGCGCAGTACCGCCGGGATATTGCGGCCCTGCTGGCGGAAGCGCAGGCACGCGATGTTGGGATTATGGCGATTAAGTCCGCCGCGCGGGGTTCCTGGCCGGCCGGGGTCAAGACACATCAGACCTGGTACCAGCCGTACACAACCTATCCGGAAGTAGAGCGTGGCGTGCGCTTTGCGCTGTCCCAGCCGGGGGTGACGGCTATCCCCAGCGTGGGAGATGTGCGCATCCTGCCGCTGGTGCTCAAGGCGGCGGAAAACTTCCGACCGATGACGCCAGAAGAACAGGAAGCGGCCATTGCCGCCACGGCAGGGGAGACGCCGATCTTCACGGAAGCACAGGCGGAGTGA